Proteins from one Lachnospiraceae bacterium KGMB03038 genomic window:
- a CDS encoding tyrosine--tRNA ligase — protein MGIYEELQARGLIAQVTDEEEIRELVNTGKATFYIGFDPTADSLHVGHFMALCLMKRLQEAGNKPIALIGGGTGYIGDPSGRSDMRSMMTPETIQHNCECFKKQMSRFIDFSEGKALMVNNADWLLDLNYIELLREIGPHFSVNRMLTAECYKQRMEKGLSFLEFNYMIMQSYDFYMLFQKYGCNLQFGGDDQWSNMLGGTELIRRKLGKNACAMTITLLLNSEGKKMGKTQSGAVWLDPEKTSPFEFYQYWRNVADADVLKCIRMLTFLPLEEIDKMDAWEGAQLNTAKEILAFELTKLVHGEEEAVKAQEAARTLFSQGAAADMPTTELIEQDLEEDRIDILTLLVRSGLVPSKSEARRAVQQGGVSADGEKVTDIHAEFTKERFTGEGIVLKKGKKNFQRVVVK, from the coding sequence ATGGGAATCTATGAAGAACTTCAGGCAAGGGGCCTGATCGCGCAAGTAACAGATGAAGAGGAGATAAGGGAACTGGTAAATACAGGAAAGGCTACCTTCTATATTGGCTTTGATCCAACAGCAGACAGTCTGCATGTAGGACATTTCATGGCGCTGTGTCTGATGAAACGGCTTCAGGAAGCTGGGAACAAACCAATCGCGTTGATCGGCGGAGGCACGGGATATATCGGAGATCCTTCCGGCCGCAGCGATATGCGTTCCATGATGACGCCAGAAACCATTCAGCATAACTGTGAGTGTTTTAAGAAACAGATGAGCCGGTTTATTGATTTCTCGGAAGGGAAAGCGTTAATGGTAAATAACGCGGATTGGCTGCTGGATCTGAATTATATCGAACTGCTCCGGGAGATCGGCCCGCATTTCTCCGTCAACCGGATGCTGACGGCGGAATGTTACAAACAGAGAATGGAGAAGGGGTTAAGTTTCCTGGAATTCAACTACATGATCATGCAGAGCTATGATTTCTATATGCTGTTCCAGAAATACGGCTGCAACCTGCAGTTTGGCGGTGACGACCAGTGGAGCAATATGCTGGGAGGAACCGAACTGATTCGCCGGAAATTGGGCAAGAATGCCTGCGCTATGACGATCACGCTGCTTCTGAACTCGGAAGGCAAGAAGATGGGTAAGACCCAGAGCGGAGCTGTATGGCTGGATCCAGAGAAGACTTCTCCCTTTGAGTTCTATCAGTATTGGAGAAATGTAGCTGATGCGGATGTTCTGAAATGCATCCGTATGCTGACGTTCCTTCCGTTGGAAGAGATCGACAAAATGGATGCTTGGGAAGGGGCTCAGCTTAATACAGCAAAAGAGATCTTGGCCTTCGAATTGACGAAACTGGTCCACGGCGAAGAAGAAGCGGTAAAAGCGCAGGAAGCGGCCAGAACCCTTTTCTCTCAGGGGGCGGCGGCAGATATGCCGACTACAGAACTGATAGAGCAGGACTTGGAAGAAGACAGGATTGATATCCTGACGCTTCTGGTAAGAAGCGGGCTTGTGCCATCTAAGTCGGAAGCGCGCCGGGCTGTACAGCAGGGCGGTGTATCAGCGGATGGCGAGAAAGTGACCGATATTCATGCGGAGTTTACGAAAGAACGATTCACCGGGGAAGGAATCGTCCTGAAAAAGGGAAAGAAGAATTTCCAGAGGGTAGTAGTGAAATAG
- a CDS encoding DUF3267 domain-containing protein, with amino-acid sequence MGKAKKISPAKQKILDNYEIQRLRFLEEGYQEHSEIISVVRASVMAIITAVPVIILGTLLWMAVNRGPGWLEGKNYLVMFLMFLVTVFIHELLHGVGWCLGAKGRWKSMYIGMMWESLTPYCHCKEPLAPGKYIFGGLFPVMILGGGLYIAALLTGSTLLLWLSMLNILAAGGDLLIVWHARRYKDGYVLDHPTECGFVIFQK; translated from the coding sequence ATGGGAAAAGCAAAAAAGATCAGCCCGGCGAAACAAAAAATCCTGGATAACTATGAGATCCAGCGGCTGCGTTTCCTGGAGGAAGGCTATCAAGAACATTCAGAGATTATTTCTGTAGTCAGAGCAAGTGTAATGGCTATTATAACGGCGGTGCCCGTAATAATTCTGGGAACACTATTGTGGATGGCAGTAAATCGTGGGCCAGGGTGGCTGGAAGGAAAGAATTATCTGGTGATGTTTCTGATGTTTTTGGTCACAGTATTTATCCATGAACTGCTCCATGGGGTGGGCTGGTGCCTGGGGGCGAAAGGCAGATGGAAAAGTATGTATATCGGCATGATGTGGGAATCGTTGACTCCTTACTGCCACTGTAAAGAGCCTCTGGCACCAGGGAAATATATTTTTGGCGGTCTGTTTCCAGTTATGATTCTGGGAGGCGGTCTTTATATCGCGGCGCTCTTGACAGGGAGTACGCTTTTGCTGTGGCTTTCTATGCTAAATATCTTGGCCGCGGGAGGGGATCTTTTGATTGTCTGGCATGCCAGAAGATATAAGGATGGGTATGTGCTGGATCATCCGACAGAGTGTGGATTTGTTATTTTTCAAAAATAA
- a CDS encoding helix-turn-helix transcriptional regulator, whose protein sequence is MDQKLKTTASFGANLRQIRLQHGYTQEQLVAKMQLLNQSVSRSIYAQMECGNYNIRITELIALKKIYNISYDIFFEGLDIE, encoded by the coding sequence ATGGACCAAAAATTAAAAACAACCGCTTCTTTCGGCGCTAATTTAAGACAGATACGTTTACAACATGGCTACACTCAGGAACAACTTGTTGCTAAAATGCAGTTGCTAAACCAAAGTGTTTCCCGGAGTATTTATGCCCAAATGGAATGTGGCAATTACAACATCAGAATTACAGAATTAATCGCTCTAAAAAAAATATATAATATTTCTTATGACATATTTTTTGAAGGGCTGGATATCGAATAA
- the nagA gene encoding N-acetylglucosamine-6-phosphate deacetylase: MIIKNVKVYTEEKKFQDGEIQISEGRFAETGGDKDGTVLDGQGCYAIPGLIDLHFHGCKGFDFCDGTLEAVEAIARYEASVGVTAIAPATMTLPTEELERILGNAAAYRRGPHDGADLVGINMEGPFISEAKKGAQDARNIIPCNAEICRRFLKASEGLVKFVGIAPECNPGTEEFIREMKGEVQISLAHTNADYDSAMGAFAAGATHAVHLYNAMPPFSHRAPGVVGAVADSPQVMAEIICDGVHIHPAAVRATFQMLGADRMILISDSMRAAGMPDGQYTLGGLDVAVSGNRATLVSDGALAGSVTNLMDCVRTAVRKMGIPFETAVACATMNPAKSLGIYDQYGSIAPGKKANVVLLDEKLALRAVIKNGIQLGTGDF; this comes from the coding sequence ATGATTATCAAAAATGTAAAAGTATATACGGAAGAAAAAAAGTTCCAGGATGGAGAGATTCAGATCTCGGAGGGGAGATTCGCGGAAACTGGCGGCGATAAGGATGGAACAGTGCTGGACGGACAGGGCTGCTACGCTATTCCAGGACTGATCGATCTGCATTTTCACGGGTGTAAGGGATTTGACTTCTGTGATGGGACGCTGGAGGCAGTGGAAGCTATTGCCAGATATGAGGCTTCCGTGGGAGTAACTGCCATTGCGCCGGCGACTATGACACTTCCGACAGAAGAACTGGAGAGAATCCTTGGGAATGCGGCGGCCTATCGCAGAGGTCCCCATGATGGAGCGGATCTGGTAGGGATCAACATGGAAGGGCCATTTATCAGCGAAGCAAAGAAAGGGGCGCAGGACGCCCGGAATATTATTCCCTGCAATGCGGAAATATGCAGACGTTTTCTAAAAGCCTCAGAAGGACTGGTAAAATTCGTGGGAATCGCGCCGGAGTGTAATCCAGGTACAGAAGAATTTATCCGGGAAATGAAAGGCGAGGTGCAGATTTCCCTCGCCCATACCAATGCGGATTACGACAGCGCGATGGGCGCCTTTGCGGCGGGAGCGACCCATGCGGTGCATTTGTATAATGCCATGCCGCCTTTCAGCCATCGGGCGCCGGGGGTGGTAGGAGCAGTGGCGGACAGTCCGCAGGTGATGGCGGAGATTATCTGTGATGGCGTCCACATCCATCCGGCGGCAGTCCGGGCAACCTTCCAAATGCTGGGAGCGGACCGGATGATCCTGATCAGCGACAGTATGCGGGCTGCCGGCATGCCTGATGGACAGTACACCTTAGGAGGTCTGGATGTAGCTGTTTCTGGAAACCGGGCTACACTGGTATCAGACGGAGCGCTGGCAGGATCTGTTACAAATTTAATGGATTGCGTGCGGACAGCAGTGAGGAAAATGGGAATTCCATTTGAGACAGCGGTAGCCTGCGCCACCATGAATCCGGCCAAAAGCCTTGGTATCTATGACCAATATGGCTCGATTGCCCCCGGGAAAAAAGCAAATGTAGTACTGTTGGACGAAAAGCTGGCATTGCGGGCAGTGATAAAGAATGGAATTCAGTTGGGGACGGGGGATTTTTAA
- a CDS encoding SAM-dependent methyltransferase — MTRGEGACLVCGKPLQYFETMRKMECVFCHREFESNASCEDGHFVCDECHEKRGVEVILRECKKTDSRNPVEIMQKLMEDPYIYMHGPEHHIMAGAALLAAYHNSGGEIELEGALEEMRARGSKYPGGACGMWGCCGAAVSVGMFISIVTKATPLTGKSWRLSNQATAKALAALADLGGPRCCKRNCFTAVKEAVAFAEENLGISMELPPTIQCGFSEENQQCLRKNCPYYPNGTGHF, encoded by the coding sequence ATGACAAGAGGTGAAGGCGCCTGTCTGGTATGCGGGAAACCGCTTCAATATTTTGAAACCATGAGAAAGATGGAGTGTGTTTTCTGCCATCGGGAGTTTGAAAGCAACGCAAGCTGTGAAGACGGGCATTTTGTGTGCGATGAATGTCATGAAAAAAGGGGAGTAGAGGTGATCCTCAGAGAATGCAAGAAGACGGATTCCAGGAATCCGGTTGAAATTATGCAGAAATTGATGGAAGATCCGTATATTTACATGCACGGCCCGGAACATCATATTATGGCGGGAGCCGCGCTTCTGGCCGCATATCACAACAGTGGAGGAGAGATTGAGCTAGAAGGAGCGCTGGAAGAAATGCGGGCCAGAGGAAGTAAGTATCCGGGCGGAGCCTGCGGAATGTGGGGCTGCTGCGGAGCTGCGGTCAGTGTGGGAATGTTTATCAGCATTGTTACGAAGGCAACTCCGCTGACAGGTAAATCTTGGAGGCTTTCGAACCAGGCAACGGCTAAAGCGTTGGCGGCATTAGCGGATCTGGGCGGTCCAAGATGCTGTAAACGGAATTGTTTTACGGCGGTGAAAGAAGCAGTTGCATTTGCAGAAGAAAATCTTGGAATCAGTATGGAACTGCCTCCAACGATTCAATGCGGCTTTTCAGAAGAGAATCAGCAATGCTTGAGGAAAAACTGTCCCTATTATCCAAACGGGACAGGGCATTTTTAA